One window of Dendropsophus ebraccatus isolate aDenEbr1 chromosome 13, aDenEbr1.pat, whole genome shotgun sequence genomic DNA carries:
- the GPR176 gene encoding G-protein coupled receptor 176 isoform X2, with protein sequence MTRGTEAKKGNIIVLWSTCRTTVLKSVTNRFMKNLACSGICASLVCVPFDIVLSASPQCCWWIYTLLFCKTIKFLHKVFCSVTILSFAAIALDRYYSVLYPLERKISDSKARDLLIYIWTHAVIASVPVFAVTNVTDIYAMSTCSQSWGYSLGHLVYVLVYNVTTVLIPVAVVFLFMLLIRRALSASQKKKVIIAALRTPQNSISIPYVSQKEAELHAMLLSMVLIFILCSVPYLTMVVYRTVLNVSHISDFLMLTAIWMPKVSLVTNPLLFLTVNKSVRKCVLGTIVQLHRRYSRRNVVNLGSVAEVNLEPSVRSGSQLLEMFHIGQQQIFKSVEDEEDNEIKTEASRSYKLKETMASTSQEVEQTLVQKLIPQSTESASQVAPVMPGEAELLNDKYSMQFGYGPFELPPQWLSDKRNSKKRLLPPLGNTPEELIQTKQPKCKAERKISRNNKVCIFPKVDS encoded by the exons GGAACATCATTGTACTTTGGTCAACCTGCAGAACAACCGTGCTGAAATCTGTGACCAACCGCTTCATGAAGAATCTTGCTTGCTCCGGTATCTGTGCCAGTTTGGTGTGCGTGCCTTTCGACATTGTGCTTAGCGCCAGCCCACAGTGCTGCTGGTGGATTTACACTCTACTCTTCTGTAAGACCATCAAATTCTTGCACAAAGTCTTCTGCTCCGTGACCATCCTCAGCTTTGCTGCCATCGCTTTGGATAG GTATTACTCCGTGCTGTACCCTCTGGAGAGGAAGATATCAGATTCCAAGGCTAGAGACCTGTTAATCTACATTTGGACTCATGCAGTCATTGCCAGCGTCCCTGTTTTTGCCGTGACTAATGTGACTGACATTTATGCCATGTCCACCTGCTCCCAGTCTTGGGGTTACTCTCTGGGTCACTTGGTATATGTCCTGGTATATAATGTCACCACCGTTTTAATACCCGTTGCTGTGGTTTTCCTATTTATGCTACTGATACGCAGAGCACTAAGTGCAAGTCAGAAAAAGAAGGTGATCATAGCAGCCTTGAGGACTCCACAGAACTCTATATCTATCCCATACGTTTCCCAAAAGGAGGCAGAGTTGCATGCTATGCTGCTGTCTATGGTACTTATATTTATTCTCTGCAGTGTTCCCTATTTGACAATGGTGGTCTATCGCACTGTGCTCAATGTCTCTCATATCTCAGACTTTTTGATGCTTACTGCAATTTGGATGCCTAAAGTTTCACTTGTCACCAATCCTCTTCTATTCTTGACTGTCAACAAGTCGGTGCGCAAGTGCGTGTTGGGTACCATTGTGCAACTCCATCGTCGGTACAGCCGTAGAAATGTGGTCAACCTAGGATCAGTGGCGGAGGTGAATTTGGAGCCCAGCGTTCGCTCAGGAAGCCAGCTTCTAGAGATGTTCCATATCGGACAGCAACAAATATTCAAATCTGTTGAGGACGAGGAGGATAATGAGATCAAGACAGAGGCTTCTAGAAGCTACAAACTAAAGGAAACAATGGCCAGTACTAGCCAAGAAGTAGAACAAACTTTGGTTCAAAAGCTAATTCCTCAGAGCACAGAATCGGCATCACAAGTGGCCCCTGTAATGCCGGGTGAAGCCGAACTTCTCAATGACAAGTACTCCATGCAATTTGGATACGGGCCCTTTGAGTTGCCCCCGCAATGGTTGTCTGATAAAAGAAATAGCAAGAAACGGCTTTTGCCTCCTCTCGGAAACACCCCCGAGGAGCTCATTCAGACCAAACAGCCAAAATGTAAAGCTGAACGCAAAATAAGCAGAAACAATAAAGTTTGTATTTTTCCAAAAGTGGATTCTTAG